Sequence from the Malaciobacter pacificus genome:
AAAACTAAAATTGTAAATTCTATAAACTCTCAATATGAATTAAAAGAAAATAAAAAACTAATCTTAGTAACAGGACATAGAAGAGAAAACTTTGGAGATGGATTTATAAATATTTGTGAAGCTTTAAAAACACTTGCAATAAACAATCCCGATGTAGATATAGTATATCCAGTACACTTAAATCCAAATGTACAAAAACCAGTTAAAGAAATACTATCAGATACTAAAAATGTATTTTTAATAGAACCACTTCAATATGAACAATTTATATATATGATGAATAAATCATATTTTATAATAACAGATTCAGGAGGAATACAAGAAGAGGCACCAAGTTTGGGAAAACCTGTATTAGTTATGAGAGATACAACAGAGCGACCAGAAGCAGTGGAAGCTGGAACTGTAAAATTAGTAGGAACAAATAAAGAGACTATTATCAAAGAGGCTCAAAATCTTATAGATAATGAAGAAGAATACAACAAAATGTCAAAAGCACACAATCCATATGGAGATGGTAAGGCTTGTGAGAGAATTGTAAATTTTATTAAGGAAACAAAATAATATGAATCAAAATAAAAAGATATGTGTAATAGGACTTGGATATATAGGTTTACCAACAGCAGCACTTTTGGCAAATAGAGGTTATAGTGTACATGGAGTAGATGTAGTTCAAAGTACAGTTGATACTATCAACCAAGGTAAAATTCATATTGTAGAACCAGAACTTGATACATTTGTACAAAGTGCTGTAAATAGTGGAAAATTAAAAGCAAGCCTAAAACCTGATATTGCAGATGTATTTATCATAGCTGTTCCTACTCCTTTTCATGATGGGCATGTACCAAATGTGGATTATGTAGTAAGTGCTACAAAAGCAATAACTTCTTATGTAAAAGATGGTGATATAGTGATACTTGAATCAACATCACCAGTAGGAACTACAGAGCTTGTAGAAAAGACTCTAAAAGAAGAAGATGTAGATACAAGCAAACTTTATATAGCTCACTGTCCTGAGAGAGTACTTCCTGGTCATATCATGAGAGAACTTGTGGAAAATGATAGAATCGTAGGTGGTCTTACACCAGAAGCTACAGAAAAAACTGTAGAATTTTATAAAACTTTTGTAAGTGGTGCGGTACTTTCAACAGATGCAAGAACAGCTGAAATGGCAAAATTAACTGAAAACTCTTTTAGAGATACAAATATAGCTTTTGCAAATGAATTATCTATGTTATGTGATAAGTTTGATATAAACGTATGGGAATTAATATCTTTAGCAAATAGACACCCAAGAGTAAATATACTTCAACCAGGTGCTGGAGTAGGAGGTCACTGTATAGCTGTAGATCCATGGTTTATAGTTCATGCAGGTGGTGAAACAGCTAAGATGATAAGAACAGCAAGGGAAGTAAATACATATAAAACAGAGTGGGCTATAGAGAAGATAAAAAATGCTGCACTAGCTTACGAAGTTGAAAATGGAAGAAAAGCAAAAGTAGCTTGTATGGGATTAGCATTTAAACCTGATATTGATGACTTAAGAGAATCACCAGCACTTTATATAGCTAGAAGACTTAAAGCTGATGGACTAGATGTATTAGCAGTTGAGCCGAATATAGAGAGTCATAAAGAATTTGAAATAGTAAATTATAAAGAGGCTATAAAACAAGCCGATATAGTGACATTTTTAGTAGCACATAAAGAGTTTAAATCTTTAGAAATTCAAACTGATTTAGACTTTTGTGGAGTTTTAAATTGATTACGTATATCAAAATAAATTCTTTAATAAAAATAATGTTTTAACTAAGAAAAACTATTAATGACCCAAAACAACAAACGAATAGCCAAAAACACAATGTTTCTTTACTTCCGTATGATTATCATCATGGCAGTAGGTTTTTATACTGTAAGAGTCGTATTAGATATACTTGGTGTAACAGATTTTGGTCTTTACAATCTTGTGGCTAGTTTTGTTCTTCTCATGGCTGTTTTGAATAATACTTTAACAGGCGGTACACAAAGATTTTTGACTTTTGAAATAGGCAAAGGTGACTTAGTAAAACTCAAACAGACTTTTTCAACTGCTGTAATGATTCATATCGCTTTAGCTTTATTAATTTTACTTTTAGGTGAAACTATTGGTCTTTGGCTATTGTATGAAAAGATAAGTATCCCAGCTGATAGATTTGATGCTGCATTTTGGGTTTATCAGTTTGCTATATTTTCTATTATGGTCACAGTTATGCAAGTACCTTACCACGCTTTGATTATAGCTCATGAAAGGATGCATATATTTGCCTATGTAAGTATTGTTGAAGCTATTTTAAAACTTTTTGTTGTTTATTTACTGTTGGTTATATCATTTGATAAATTAATAATTTATGGTATTTTGATGTTTTTAGTTTCATTAACAATTGCTTTATATTATAGAATTTATGTGTTAAAAAATTATGAAGAGTCTCATTTTACACTTATGTTTGATAAACATATTATTAAATCTATGATGCAATTTT
This genomic interval carries:
- the wecC gene encoding UDP-N-acetyl-D-mannosamine dehydrogenase, with the translated sequence MNQNKKICVIGLGYIGLPTAALLANRGYSVHGVDVVQSTVDTINQGKIHIVEPELDTFVQSAVNSGKLKASLKPDIADVFIIAVPTPFHDGHVPNVDYVVSATKAITSYVKDGDIVILESTSPVGTTELVEKTLKEEDVDTSKLYIAHCPERVLPGHIMRELVENDRIVGGLTPEATEKTVEFYKTFVSGAVLSTDARTAEMAKLTENSFRDTNIAFANELSMLCDKFDINVWELISLANRHPRVNILQPGAGVGGHCIAVDPWFIVHAGGETAKMIRTAREVNTYKTEWAIEKIKNAALAYEVENGRKAKVACMGLAFKPDIDDLRESPALYIARRLKADGLDVLAVEPNIESHKEFEIVNYKEAIKQADIVTFLVAHKEFKSLEIQTDLDFCGVLN